The genome window GATGCAAAGAAGGAAACATGGGTATATCTGTACAtaatattttcacattttgcCTTGACAGTTTTGTTCTAGATTCTACATATGCACATTGCCAACACTGAAAAGCTTCCTTTGACCACAACAGGATCACCTCTTTTAATTCGCACTAAAACATTCCTTTCTGTAACTTTTGTTATCCCGAAAGAGAGAGACTGCCATGACATTTACATCACATTGCAACAGCTCTCACAGCCTAGTAATGTTGAAGAATTATATTGCTTCACATACACATCACCAGTTGAAGAAATGCCAAAATCTTTAGGGTGGGATTTTTTCAATCTTCAAGCAGAGTATGAAAGACAAGGAGTTCCTAATGAGCAATGGTgtttaactaaattaaattcaGATTATGATGTAAGTTTAGTTTTTGCGTATTGATTATGAaacataacttttttaaaggaaaaatcgtaatgaaagtagcgctttttttaatcattttcttTCTTCTCCTCAGAgattattgtcaaaaaatacCTACTATGCATTTctggttttttaattttgcataaaaccttttagaccaaatttctcaacttaaacaatatgcaaaaaaatgtcGTGCACAAcaagttatgaaagtctctaaTTTTCACTCATTTACTTAACTAACTCGGGCTCcccctcgttaatcaaactgcaaattcataacaaaaagtatgactttcataactagttgtacaatatacatattatttcAACTGTTAGTAGTTATAACATGTTGTTTTACACAGCTTTGTGAAACTTATCCGAAATATTTGATTGTACCTGCTTCTGCAAACATTACAACTCTTATGGGGAGTTCTAAATTCCGTTCAAAAGGACGCTTGCCAGTTCTGTCGTATTTGCATCACAACAAGGCTAGCATTAGTCGCTGTAGCCAGCCACTGTCGGGTTTTAGCGCGCGCTGTTTAGAAGACgagaaaatgttgaatcacgTCTTGAGGACTAATCCAAATGCCAACTATATGTTTGTTGTGGATACTAGACCGAAGGtgacaataataaaaagtcCTGTTTAGATTTGacaatatttattgttttgtagATTAACGCTATGGCTAACAGAGCCGCTGGCAAAGGTTACGAAAACGAGGCGTTTTacgaaaacattaaatttcaatttttgggCGTCGAAAATATCCACGTAATGCGTAATAGCTTGACCAAGGTCATTGAAAGTATGTTTTTCTATCGCCTATTTTGCAACTCATTTTACAGTAACGGTTTTTAGCTTGCGAGCAAAAAAATCCCACAATGAACAGCTTTTTAAGCGGTTTGGAATCGAGTGGTTGGCTTCGTCATATTAAATCCATTTTAGACACTTCATGGTTTATCGCACAAGCAGTCGACGATGGAATTAACGTTGTCGTTCATTGCTCAGACGGCTGGGACAGAACAGCTCAAGTTTGCTTCTTAGCCGCACTCTTGCTGGATCCCTATTACAGGACCATAACTGGATTTCAAGTAAGATTCTTGACCAGTTGTTTTCAACTGAAAAAATGTCTCGTTTAAGGCTTTAATTGAAAAAGACTGGTTAGCATTTGGACACAAGTTTTCAGAGCGTTGTGGCCACATACAAGGCGACAGCAGAGAGATATCGCCGGTTTTCACGCAACTTCTCGACTGTACCTGGCAGTTGATGCAACAGTTTCCTTTAGCTTTTCAATTCAATGAAAAATTCTTACTGACTTTGCACGATCACGTCCATTCTTGTCAATACGGCACTTTTATAGGAAACagtgagaaagaaaaaatcgaACTGAAGTTGGCCCAAAAAACTTACTCTCTGTGGGGGTACATGGCCAATTATTTGAACGAGTACGAAAATCCCTTGTATGATCCTGCAGACTTTTCAGGAGTTTTGGTGCCGATTCTAGCTCCTCAGAAGATAACGTAatcacaaattgatttaacaatttttttgttaacaaatattttcgcAGATTTTGGCGTGGAATGTACTGCAGATTTGAGTCTGGGGTGCATCCTAGGGAACCTCAAACTGACTTACTCTCAGCCACCGTCAACCATACACATTCCCTTGATGACcacataaaatatttgtctAAAGTACCTACTGTAAAATTATGAGTGTTGCCATActttggatttttttacaGAGAATATCTTCCATGAAGTCTTTCATAGCAAAAGCGGTAGAgaataaattcaacaaattgaaCGACAGCAGGAGCAGAAACGCGCCAACTGATAACAGATATTTCTATGAGAAGACTAAAGAACTTGAAGCATCAGATCATGACCACCCGTTGAAAGCGTCTCCAGAGGCTAGAGTGGACGATTTGTCGCCATCAAAGAGCGGTCAGAACTTGTCCAAAGACTTGGATTCCGTCGCTCTCGATTGGAAATCGTTACGTAACACTAACGAGTGCATTTGCTCGTCTTATTTTGACCAGTGTAGTCAAAAAACACACTGCAGACGTTGCGGTAATATATTCTGTATGCGGTGTATCACGAAAAAGACTGTTCTTCCAGGATATTTGAATCAGCAAAATGTTTCGGTATGTAAGCCCTGTTACGAAATTCTAGTCAATTCCACTGAAACATCAGACTAATATATTCCTAATGATGAATACCTGTTACTACATATAATCTGAattacctatttatttttttatttcttgcaaatAATGTAATGTTGAGCTTATTACAGAGCCCTCTAGCACTGGGTGgagatttttagtttttaataa of Tenebrio molitor chromosome 6, icTenMoli1.1, whole genome shotgun sequence contains these proteins:
- the Mtmr6 gene encoding myotubularin-related protein 8 isoform X1, producing the protein MELIKTPKVENVRMLDRFCKTPSLGTLYLTATHLIFVDPDAKKETWILHMHIANTEKLPLTTTGSPLLIRTKTFLSVTFVIPKERDCHDIYITLQQLSQPSNVEELYCFTYTSPVEEMPKSLGWDFFNLQAEYERQGVPNEQWCLTKLNSDYDLCETYPKYLIVPASANITTLMGSSKFRSKGRLPVLSYLHHNKASISRCSQPLSGFSARCLEDEKMLNHVLRTNPNANYMFVVDTRPKINAMANRAAGKGYENEAFYENIKFQFLGVENIHVMRNSLTKVIETCEQKNPTMNSFLSGLESSGWLRHIKSILDTSWFIAQAVDDGINVVVHCSDGWDRTAQVCFLAALLLDPYYRTITGFQALIEKDWLAFGHKFSERCGHIQGDSREISPVFTQLLDCTWQLMQQFPLAFQFNEKFLLTLHDHVHSCQYGTFIGNSEKEKIELKLAQKTYSLWGYMANYLNEYENPLYDPADFSGVLVPILAPQKITFWRGMYCRFESGVHPREPQTDLLSATVNHTHSLDDHIKYLSKRISSMKSFIAKAVENKFNKLNDSRSRNAPTDNRYFYEKTKELEASDHDHPLKASPEARVDDLSPSKSGQNLSKDLDSVALDWKSLRNTNECICSSYFDQCSQKTHCRRCGNIFCMRCITKKTVLPGYLNQQNVSVCKPCYEILVNSTETSD
- the Mtmr6 gene encoding myotubularin-related protein 6 isoform X2; amino-acid sequence: MLDRFCKTPSLGTLYLTATHLIFVDPDAKKETWILHMHIANTEKLPLTTTGSPLLIRTKTFLSVTFVIPKERDCHDIYITLQQLSQPSNVEELYCFTYTSPVEEMPKSLGWDFFNLQAEYERQGVPNEQWCLTKLNSDYDLCETYPKYLIVPASANITTLMGSSKFRSKGRLPVLSYLHHNKASISRCSQPLSGFSARCLEDEKMLNHVLRTNPNANYMFVVDTRPKINAMANRAAGKGYENEAFYENIKFQFLGVENIHVMRNSLTKVIETCEQKNPTMNSFLSGLESSGWLRHIKSILDTSWFIAQAVDDGINVVVHCSDGWDRTAQVCFLAALLLDPYYRTITGFQALIEKDWLAFGHKFSERCGHIQGDSREISPVFTQLLDCTWQLMQQFPLAFQFNEKFLLTLHDHVHSCQYGTFIGNSEKEKIELKLAQKTYSLWGYMANYLNEYENPLYDPADFSGVLVPILAPQKITFWRGMYCRFESGVHPREPQTDLLSATVNHTHSLDDHIKYLSKRISSMKSFIAKAVENKFNKLNDSRSRNAPTDNRYFYEKTKELEASDHDHPLKASPEARVDDLSPSKSGQNLSKDLDSVALDWKSLRNTNECICSSYFDQCSQKTHCRRCGNIFCMRCITKKTVLPGYLNQQNVSVCKPCYEILVNSTETSD